A genomic stretch from Deinococcus radiotolerans includes:
- a CDS encoding metallophosphoesterase family protein encodes MRLAVLADVHGNAFALRAVLDGIRAASPDQVLNLGDTVWGCADPASAWALQQEFAPPSVRGNTDERVAGLRDGKETMRAWVRAGLPGDVPATLAALPTHLDTADGEVRVAHGSPRSPWEDLMLTETADGHTRPAHFRELRERLDGFRFDTGGRVCIVGHTHREMLTVVDGLTVVNAGPVSRQKDGLPLARWVQLTRRGGDWDVQFRRVPYDTQAAATWARAHGPAKHGEHEARWLTTGREP; translated from the coding sequence ATGCGCCTCGCGGTGCTGGCGGACGTGCACGGCAACGCCTTCGCGCTGCGCGCCGTGCTGGACGGTATTCGCGCGGCGAGCCCCGATCAGGTGCTGAACCTGGGAGACACCGTGTGGGGCTGCGCCGATCCAGCCAGCGCCTGGGCGCTGCAACAGGAGTTCGCGCCGCCCAGCGTGCGCGGCAACACCGACGAACGCGTCGCGGGGCTGCGCGACGGCAAGGAAACCATGCGCGCCTGGGTGCGCGCCGGGCTGCCCGGCGATGTGCCCGCCACTCTGGCCGCCCTGCCCACCCACCTCGACACCGCCGACGGCGAGGTCCGCGTCGCGCACGGCAGCCCCCGCAGTCCCTGGGAGGACCTGATGCTCACTGAGACGGCGGACGGACACACCCGCCCCGCCCACTTCCGGGAACTGCGCGAGCGGCTGGACGGCTTTCGCTTCGATACGGGCGGTCGCGTGTGCATCGTCGGGCACACCCACCGCGAGATGCTGACCGTCGTGGACGGCCTGACCGTGGTGAATGCCGGGCCCGTCTCCCGGCAGAAGGACGGCTTGCCACTGGCCCGCTGGGTGCAGCTCACCCGCCGCGGCGGGGACTGGGACGTGCAATTCCGCCGCGTGCCCTACGACACGCAGGCCGCTGCCACGTGGGCGCGCGCGCATGGTCCGGCCAAGCACGGCGAGCACGAGGCCCGCTGGCTGACCACTGGACGCGAACCCTGA
- a CDS encoding aldo/keto reductase, producing MTPTTPLPTRSLRDLTVSALGLGCMGMSAFYGPTDRAQNLDTLDRALELGVTFYDTADMYGPHTNEELLGDWLQDKRDRVVLATKFGIQIAPDAPGGRRINGRPEYVRQAIEGSLKRLRTDHVDLYYLHRVDPETPIEDTVGAMGQLVQEGLVRAIGLSEVSPDTLRRANAVHPITAVQSEYSLWTRDPEQGVLAACRDLGVGFVPYSPLGRGFLTGEIKSPDDLADDDFRKHNPRFQGENFQRNLDLVREVQAMAAQKGCTPSQLALAWVLAQGDDLVPIPGTRRVKYLEDNLGALDVHLTPADLARIDAAFPPGAAQGTRYPEATMNSLNR from the coding sequence ATGACCCCCACCACCCCACTCCCCACCCGTTCCCTGCGCGACCTGACCGTCTCGGCCCTGGGCCTGGGCTGCATGGGCATGAGCGCCTTCTACGGCCCCACCGACCGCGCGCAGAACCTCGACACCCTGGACCGCGCCCTGGAGCTGGGCGTCACCTTCTACGACACCGCCGACATGTACGGCCCGCACACCAACGAGGAACTCCTCGGCGACTGGCTTCAGGACAAACGCGACCGGGTGGTGCTCGCCACGAAGTTCGGCATCCAGATCGCCCCGGACGCGCCCGGCGGACGGCGCATCAACGGTCGGCCCGAATACGTCCGTCAGGCCATCGAGGGGAGCCTGAAGCGCCTGCGCACCGATCACGTCGACCTGTACTACCTGCACCGCGTGGATCCGGAGACGCCCATTGAAGACACCGTTGGCGCGATGGGCCAGCTGGTGCAGGAGGGCCTCGTGCGGGCCATCGGCCTGAGCGAGGTCAGCCCGGATACCCTGCGCCGCGCGAACGCCGTGCACCCCATTACCGCCGTGCAGAGCGAGTACTCCCTGTGGACCCGCGACCCCGAACAGGGCGTCCTGGCCGCCTGCCGCGATCTGGGCGTGGGCTTCGTGCCGTACAGCCCCCTGGGCCGCGGCTTCCTGACCGGCGAGATCAAGAGCCCGGACGATCTGGCCGACGACGACTTCCGCAAGCACAACCCCCGCTTCCAGGGCGAGAACTTCCAGCGGAACCTTGACCTCGTGCGCGAGGTGCAGGCCATGGCCGCGCAGAAGGGTTGCACGCCGTCGCAGCTGGCCCTGGCCTGGGTCCTCGCGCAGGGGGACGATCTCGTGCCGATCCCCGGCACGCGGCGCGTGAAGTACCTGGAGGACAACCTCGGCGCGCTGGATGTGCACCTCACCCCCGCCGACCTAGCCCGCATCGACGCGGCGTTCCCGCCCGGCGCGGCGCAGGGGACCCGCTACCCCGAGGCGACCATGAACAGCCTGAACCGCTGA
- a CDS encoding MerR family transcriptional regulator, with product MMPDHPLSIQEAATQLGVSPHTLRYYDREGLLDVPRATGGERRYSGRELTLLRFLLHLRGTGMGMAGLRAYMALVREGEHTAPERRALLVAHEQEVEARLLDLQADLGAIRTKIARYDAHLTCDGTTARPSLDGPVLAAQRAAPQEVNA from the coding sequence CAGCATTCAGGAGGCCGCCACGCAACTGGGCGTCAGCCCCCACACGCTGCGCTACTACGACCGTGAGGGCCTGCTGGACGTCCCCCGCGCCACGGGCGGCGAGCGCCGCTACAGTGGCCGCGAACTGACCCTGCTGCGCTTCCTGCTGCACCTGCGCGGCACCGGCATGGGCATGGCGGGCCTGCGCGCCTACATGGCCCTGGTGCGCGAGGGCGAGCACACCGCCCCTGAACGCCGCGCGCTGCTCGTGGCACACGAACAGGAGGTCGAGGCCCGACTGCTCGACCTTCAGGCAGACCTCGGCGCCATCCGCACCAAGATCGCCCGCTACGACGCGCACCTGACCTGCGACGGCACGACCGCACGGCCAAGTCTGGACGGCCCCGTCCTGGCCGCGCAGCGGGCCGCTCCGCAGGAGGTCAACGCTTGA
- a CDS encoding ferritin-like domain-containing protein, with amino-acid sequence MPEDTQPTSTASPAASRRQFMGYAALLGSGAALVACSPARAMTPSQKQDIDILNYALTLEYLEAEFYAAFDTGAYAANLKNARAKEYAKELAAHEKAHVDALKATISKLGGTPVVKPTFDFSPLIGGRTVDDSLFLALAATLEPVGVRAYLGQVARLSNPELVAAAAAIHAVEANHVSGVQELRVGLGLNTAPTRQTDIAPQSASKPDSTAAADFDANYSPTPTALWKPLTMQQVLAIVSPVIKR; translated from the coding sequence ATGCCAGAGGACACCCAGCCCACGTCGACCGCCTCACCCGCCGCCTCCCGCCGTCAGTTCATGGGCTACGCCGCCCTGCTCGGCAGTGGCGCGGCGCTCGTCGCCTGCTCGCCCGCCCGGGCCATGACGCCCAGCCAGAAGCAGGACATTGACATCCTGAACTACGCCCTGACGCTGGAGTATCTGGAAGCCGAGTTCTACGCCGCCTTCGATACGGGTGCGTACGCCGCGAACCTGAAGAACGCGCGCGCCAAGGAATACGCCAAAGAACTCGCTGCACACGAGAAGGCCCACGTGGACGCCCTCAAGGCAACCATCAGCAAACTGGGCGGCACGCCCGTCGTGAAGCCCACCTTCGACTTCAGCCCCCTGATCGGCGGGCGCACCGTGGATGACTCTCTGTTCCTGGCCCTGGCCGCCACCCTGGAGCCCGTCGGCGTGCGCGCCTACCTGGGTCAGGTCGCGCGCCTGAGCAACCCGGAACTTGTGGCCGCCGCAGCCGCCATTCACGCCGTGGAAGCCAACCATGTGTCCGGCGTGCAGGAACTGCGCGTGGGCCTGGGTCTGAACACGGCCCCCACCCGCCAGACCGACATTGCCCCGCAGAGCGCGAGCAAGCCCGACAGCACCGCCGCCGCGGATTTCGACGCGAACTACTCGCCCACCCCCACCGCCCTGTGGAAGCCCCTGACCATGCAGCAGGTGCTGGCCATCGTCAGCCCCGTCATCAAGCGCTGA
- a CDS encoding RluA family pseudouridine synthase — protein sequence MNRLPSPTPLDFTATPGRLDAVVSALSGVSRSQVAGWIEAGHVQVDGEVAAKASLKLRGGERLTVQVPPPADATVEPEQVPLDVIFEDEHLIAVNKPAGMVTHPAPGVTTGTLVNALLGRMALPEQSGFDGPDGYRPGIVHRLDKDTSGVIVVAKTVAAHAQLAAAFKERETRKTYLAIAAGTWRAQERVNVDAPIGRHPVQRQRMTVGGALPREAQTLFTPLDVRPEGHGRTLTLVRAQPRTGRTHQIRVHLAHLGSPILGDTVYGRPSELINRHALHAQFLTIPHPVTGRALHLHAPTPDDLLQAWIGLGGLLPGDLERAP from the coding sequence GTGAACCGCCTGCCCTCCCCCACCCCGCTGGACTTCACGGCCACACCGGGCCGCCTGGACGCTGTGGTCTCGGCCCTGAGTGGTGTGAGCCGCTCGCAGGTGGCCGGGTGGATCGAGGCCGGGCACGTGCAGGTGGACGGCGAGGTGGCGGCGAAGGCCAGCCTGAAACTGCGGGGCGGTGAGCGCCTGACGGTGCAGGTGCCGCCTCCAGCGGACGCCACCGTCGAACCCGAACAGGTGCCGCTGGACGTGATCTTCGAGGATGAGCACCTGATCGCGGTGAACAAACCGGCGGGCATGGTCACGCACCCGGCGCCGGGCGTCACGACCGGCACCCTGGTGAACGCCCTGCTGGGGCGAATGGCGCTGCCAGAACAGTCCGGCTTTGACGGCCCGGACGGGTACCGGCCTGGCATCGTGCACCGGCTGGACAAGGACACCAGTGGCGTGATCGTGGTGGCCAAGACGGTCGCGGCGCACGCTCAGCTGGCGGCGGCATTCAAGGAGCGTGAGACCCGCAAGACGTACCTGGCCATCGCGGCCGGCACGTGGCGCGCGCAGGAGCGCGTGAACGTGGACGCACCCATCGGGCGGCACCCGGTGCAGCGCCAGCGCATGACCGTGGGGGGCGCCCTGCCGCGCGAGGCACAGACGCTGTTCACGCCCCTGGATGTCCGGCCCGAAGGGCACGGGCGGACGCTGACACTCGTGCGCGCGCAGCCCCGCACGGGCCGCACCCACCAGATCCGCGTGCACCTGGCGCACCTGGGCAGCCCGATCCTGGGGGACACGGTGTACGGCCGACCATCGGAACTGATTAACCGGCACGCACTGCACGCGCAGTTCCTGACCATTCCGCACCCGGTCACGGGCAGGGCGCTGCACCTGCACGCGCCCACCCCGGACGACCTGCTTCAGGCCTGGATTGGCCTGGGGGGCCTGTTGCCTGGAGATCTGGAACGCGCGCCCTGA
- a CDS encoding DEAD/DEAH box RNA helicase, whose amino-acid sequence MNFDQLIAPELAARLAERGITEASPIQAESLPLTLAGKDMIGRARTGTGKTLAFALPILSKLETSRERARLPRAIVVAPTRELAKQVADEFSKSGAHLTTVTVYGGASYGPQENALRRGVDIVVGTPGRLIDHLERGNLDLSAVEFAVLDEADEMLSVGFADAIETILKSTPDTRQTMLFSATLTNDINRLSRKYLNDPVLVDMVGEGKSQAAQTVEHLKVKVGRTRTRVLADLLTVYNPEKAIVFTRTKREADELANELIHRGIESEALHGDLAQSQRERALGAFRSGRAGVLVATDVAARGLDIPEVDLVVQYHLPQDPESYVHRSGRTGRAGRTGTAIIMYGDREGREVAGLERITGVRFIERPLPTPKEVAQASARASADMVRKVDESAAANFQAEAERLFSELGLEALSRALAKISGVTEPVKAASLLSGEEGLTTIILHAERMSVARAVAVLARNGDLDTRRLGKVRQWRGGAVADVPSEFVEKLMAASPLEGEVQVEIAQELPELFEQPTRERRDQGGYQGGRGYRGDRDESGYRGRGNGGGGYGNRGGGYQGQSGGDRGGFQGGNRGGQGQGRWSRDRDDRAPRREDFADREFVPAGR is encoded by the coding sequence ATGAACTTTGACCAACTGATTGCGCCCGAACTCGCGGCGCGTCTCGCCGAGCGCGGTATCACGGAAGCCAGCCCCATCCAGGCCGAAAGCCTGCCCCTCACCCTGGCCGGGAAGGACATGATCGGCCGCGCCCGCACCGGCACCGGCAAGACCCTCGCGTTCGCCCTGCCGATCCTCAGCAAGCTGGAAACCAGCCGCGAGCGTGCCCGCCTGCCCCGCGCCATCGTCGTGGCCCCCACCCGCGAACTCGCCAAGCAGGTCGCGGACGAGTTCAGCAAGAGCGGCGCCCACCTGACCACCGTCACTGTGTACGGCGGCGCCAGCTACGGCCCGCAGGAGAACGCCCTGCGCCGCGGCGTGGACATCGTGGTCGGCACCCCCGGCCGCCTGATTGACCACCTCGAGCGCGGCAACCTCGACCTGAGCGCCGTAGAGTTCGCCGTGCTGGACGAGGCTGACGAGATGCTCAGCGTGGGCTTCGCCGACGCCATCGAGACCATCCTCAAGAGCACCCCCGACACCCGTCAGACGATGCTGTTCAGCGCCACGCTGACGAACGATATCAACCGCCTGTCCCGCAAGTACCTCAACGACCCGGTCCTCGTGGACATGGTCGGCGAGGGCAAGAGCCAGGCTGCGCAGACCGTCGAGCACCTGAAAGTGAAAGTGGGCCGCACCCGCACCCGCGTGCTGGCCGACCTCCTCACCGTGTACAACCCGGAAAAGGCCATCGTCTTCACCCGCACCAAGCGTGAAGCGGACGAACTGGCAAACGAACTGATCCACCGCGGCATCGAGAGCGAGGCGCTGCACGGCGACCTGGCGCAGAGCCAGCGTGAACGCGCCCTGGGTGCGTTCCGCAGCGGCCGTGCCGGCGTGCTGGTCGCCACCGACGTGGCCGCGCGCGGCCTGGACATCCCCGAGGTCGACCTGGTCGTGCAGTACCACCTGCCCCAGGACCCCGAGAGCTACGTGCACCGTTCCGGCCGCACGGGCCGCGCGGGCCGCACCGGCACCGCGATCATCATGTACGGCGACCGTGAAGGCCGCGAGGTGGCGGGCCTGGAACGCATCACTGGCGTGCGCTTCATCGAGCGTCCCCTGCCCACGCCCAAGGAAGTCGCGCAGGCCAGCGCCCGCGCCAGCGCCGACATGGTCCGCAAGGTGGACGAGAGTGCCGCGGCGAACTTCCAGGCGGAAGCCGAGCGTCTGTTCAGCGAACTGGGCCTGGAAGCCCTGAGCCGCGCCCTGGCGAAGATCAGCGGCGTGACCGAGCCCGTCAAGGCCGCCAGCCTGCTGAGCGGTGAGGAAGGCCTGACCACCATCATCCTGCACGCCGAGCGTATGAGCGTGGCGCGCGCCGTGGCCGTCCTGGCCCGCAACGGCGACCTGGACACCCGCCGCCTCGGCAAGGTGCGCCAGTGGCGCGGCGGCGCCGTGGCCGATGTGCCCAGCGAGTTCGTCGAGAAACTGATGGCCGCCAGCCCGCTGGAAGGCGAGGTGCAGGTGGAAATCGCGCAGGAACTGCCCGAACTGTTCGAGCAGCCCACCCGCGAGCGCCGCGATCAGGGCGGGTACCAGGGTGGCCGCGGCTACCGTGGCGACCGTGACGAGAGCGGCTACCGTGGCCGTGGCAACGGCGGCGGCGGCTACGGCAACCGTGGCGGCGGCTACCAGGGCCAGAGCGGCGGCGACCGCGGCGGATTCCAGGGTGGCAACCGTGGCGGACAGGGCCAGGGCCGCTGGAGCCGTGACCGTGACGACCGCGCCCCGCGCCGCGAGGACTTCGCCGACCGCGAGTTCGTCCCCGCTGGCCGCTGA